The sequence GGCGACGCGCAGGTGCGGACCGGCGCGTCGCTGTACGCGTTCCACTGCGCGGCCTGCCACGGCGATACCGGCGGCGGCTTCGAGGAGGCCGTGGCGGCGTTCCCCGATTCGCACCAGACGTGCGCGAAGTGCCACCGGCCCGCCAACCCGCGGGTCATGGATTGGTCGCGGATCCGACCGAACAACGCGTTCAGCGTCGGGGAGGGGCCGGCGTTGCTCGGGCCGCACGGTGCGGTCCGGCGGTTCGGGGGCGAAGCGGCGCTCCGCGCCTACGTGGGGGCGACGATGCCGCGTCCGTTTCCAGGTGCGCTCTCCGACGCGGAGTACGACGCCATCGTGGCGTTCCTCCTCGCGGCGGACGCGAACGCGGTGGGGGACGCGGCCGGCGCGCGCTGAACCGGCGACGCCCCCCGAACGACGAAGGACCGAACCCCCGCTACGTGTGGTACCTTATGCACCCCGTGTTCCGTGGGGCGGTGTCCACCCCGGGCTTCGTCGTAGCGCGGAACGCTGGTGGACCTTCCCGCCCACGCGCCGACCCCACGGTCGAGGTGGGGTGACGCCCGGCGGAATCCCTGACGGCGAAAGGAAGTCGCATGAGAAAAGCCTTCACCGGCATCGCGCTCGCGGCCGCACTCCTCTTCGGGAGTGCCTGGGCGCAGAACACGTTCGTGTACCAGACGTTCGGGGGCATCGACACGCTCGATCCCGCGCAGGCGTACGACACGGCGTCCAGCGTCGCGATCGAGAACATCTACGAGACCCTCTACGACTACGTCGGCGAAAGCGTCACGGAGTTCCAGGGCTCGCTCGCCACGGATTGGTCCGCCAACGACGCCGGCGACCAGTACACCTTCACGCTTCGTGAAGGCGTCACCTTCCACAGCGGCAACGACTTCACCTGCGCCGACGTGGAGTACACCGTCGAGCGCATGCTCGTGCACAACCCCAGCGACGGCGGCGTGTGGTTCCTCGCCGAGTCGTTCCTCGGGGCGCAGGGCAACGCCGACGCCGTCCTCGGTGACGACGCCAGCGACGCCGACTACGCCGACTTCTTCGCGCGCATCGACGACGCCGCGGAGTGCATCGACGAGAACACGATCCAGTTCACCCTCGACGCGCCCGACCCCACCTTCTTCGTGAAGATGATGTCGGACGTCGCCCGCATCGTCGACCGCGACTTCGCGATCGACAACGGCCTCTGGGACGGCACCGAGGCGACCTGGCGCGACTGGATCGGCGTCAACCTGCGCGAGTACCACCTGCACGACGCCGCCAGCGGCACCGGCGCCTACCAGCTGGTCGACTGGGACGGCGAACAGCTCGTCGCCGAGCGCTACGACGGCTACTGGGGCGACACGCCCGCCGTCCAGGACGTCGTCGTCCAGACCGTCGACGAGCAGTCCACCCGCCTCCTCGCCATCCAGGCGGGCGACGCGAGCCGCGTGCAGGTCGGCGACCGCGCCACGCTCGAGCAGCTCCGTGGCGCCGAGGGCGTGACGATCCACGAGGAGCCCAACTGGCTCTCCACCACGGTCGGCATGGTGTTCTTCAACAGCGACATCAACACCGACAACAACCCCGACGTCGGGAGCGGCCAGCTGGACGGCGACGGCATCCCCGCCAACTTCTTCGACGACGCGAACATGCGCAAGTGCTTCGCGTACAACTTCGACCAGCAGGCGTTCATCGACCAGGTCCTCCAGGGCCAGGGTCAGGCGCTGACCATGGGCCTGCCGCCCTCCTTCCTCGGCTACCGCGACGACCTCCCGACCTACGACCTGGACTACGCCGCCGCCGAAGAGGCCTGCCAGGCCGCGCACGGCGGGGCCGTGTGGGAGAACGGGTTCGAGTTCACCGCCACCTACAACGCGGGCAACACCACCCGCCAGGCGGCGTTGAACATCATCAAGGACAACATCGAGTTCATGAACCCGGGCTTCCGCATGAACGTCCGCGAGCTCGCGTGGCCCGACTACCTCGCCTACACCGACGAGGGCAAGGGCACCATGTTCGCGCTCGGCTGGGCGCCGTCCTACGCCGACTCGGACTACTTCCTGCACCCCTTCTATCACTCCGAGGGCTTCTACGCCGGCCGGACCGGCATCGACAACCCCGAGCTGGACGCGCTCATCGACGCCGCCCGGGAGACCGTCGACGCCGAGGAACGCGAGGACCTCTACGAGCAGGTCGGTCAGATCGCCTACGACGAGATGCCGATGCTGCCCTACCCCTCGCCCAACGAGTTCATCGTCACGCGCGACAACGTGCAGGGCGTCTACCTGAACCCCATGTACGGCGGCCAGTTCCTCTGGAAGGACATCGTCCTCGACTGAGGACCGCCACGTGATTCGGGGGGGAGGCGCTCGCCTCCCCCCCGAACCCACGAAGGGGCACTTCATTGTTCGCCTACATCGTTCGACGGCTCCTATTTATTCCGTTCGTATTCGTCGGCGTCACCGTGATGATCGTGCTGCTCATGCAGCTCCTGTCGCCCGCCCAGCGGGCGGCGGCGTTCGTCTCGAGCGACGCGCAACTCAAGAATCTCGATGCGATCATCGAGCAGTACGGCCTGGACGAACCGTTCCACGTGCAGTACGCCTCGTGGGTGGGGGAGGCCCTCTCCGGCAACCTGGGTTTCTCGACCGCCTCGAGTGAGCCGGTGGCGACCACCATCCGCAAGCGCCTCCCCGCCAGCGCGGAACTGGCGTTGGTGAGCCTGATTCCGGTCATCGGGCTGGGCATCTGGCTGGGGACGCTGGCGGCCTTGAATCGCGACAAGGCGATCGACCAGATCACCCGCCTCGGCGCGATCGTGGGCTGGTCGCTTCCGAACTTCGTGCTCGGCATCTGGTTGCTCGTGCTGTTCTACGGCGGTCTGGGCGACGTCCTGCGCGAGTTCGCCGGCGGGGCCTTCCGCCTCGAACCGGGGCGCGTGTCGACCGAGGTCGCCATCCAGATCGCCAACGGGACCTTCCCCATCCGCACGAACTTCCTGCTGATCGACTCGGTGCTGGCCGGCCGTCCGGACGTGTTCTGGGATGCGCTGCGCCACCTGGTGTTGCCCGTCATCACGCTTGCGGCGACGTCGTCGGCGTTGATCATGCGCGTGATGCGCTCGAGCCTGCTCGAGACGCTGTCGCAGGACTACGTCCGGACCGCCCGCGCGAAGGGGCTGCGCGACAGCGTCGTGCACTTCAAGCACGCCCGCCGCAACGCCCTGATCCCGGTCATCACCCTCGCGGGCTTCACGCTGATCTTCCTGTTGAACGGGGTCGTCATCACCGAAACCGTCTTCAACTACCCCGGCCTCGGTCGCTGGTTCGCGTCCGCCGCCGTCGCCCTCGACTACCCCGCCATCATGGGCTTCACCGTCCTGACCGCCTTCATCGTGGTGGTCGGCAACCTCCTCGTCGACGTCCTGTACGCGATCGTCGATCCCCGAATCCGGTACGGCTGATGGCGCGCGAAGAGACGCCCGTCGCCCTCTCGAAGGCGCCGGCCGGCGACGTCCGGGCCCCCACGCGCTGGTGGAAGAGCAAGGCCGCGAAGCGGTTTCGGCGCAACCCGCTGGCGATCACCGGCGCGATCCTCGTCGCGGCGTTCGCCGTCGTGGCGTTGTTCGCGCCGCAGTTGAGCGAACCGGGGCGCACCTGCCTGCGCGACCTCGGAGCGACCGCCGCCACCATGGGGAACATCGACGACCCCACGAAGGGCCTGTTCTGGCGCTCGATCTTCGCGTCGCCCGAGGCGTGCTACACCATGCCGCGCGCCAGCTACTCACCGATCCCCGAAGCGCCGTCGGAGGCGTTCCCGCTGGGCACCACCAGCAACGGCTACGACATCGCCTACGGGCTGGTGTGGGGCGCCCGCACGGCCTTCCAGATCGGCCTGATCATCGTCGGCATCAGCATCGTGCTCGGCCTCCTCGTCGGGGGCCTCGCCGGCTTCTTCGGAGGGTGGGTCGACGAGGTCCTGATGCGCTTCACCGACGTCGTCATCGCCTTCCCCAGCCTGGTGTTGGCGATCGTGATCGTGACGATCCTCGGGCAGACCCTGACGAACGTGATCGTGGCGATCTCGCTGGTGTCGTGGCCGAACTACGCCCGCGTCATCCGCGGGGAGATCCTGAAGCTCAAGACCCTCGACTACGTCGAAAGCGCGCGTGCGCTCGGCGGGCGGGGCCTGCGCATCTTCTCGCGCCACATCTTCCCGAACACCCTCGCGCCCCTCGTCGTGGTCGCCAGCCTCGACATGGGCTCCGTCGTCCTCACCGCCGCCGCATTGTCGTTCCTCGGTCTCGGGCCCCCCATCGGGTACGCCGACTGGGGCCAGATGGTGAACTTCGCGCGGAACTGGATCCTCGGGCCGCCCGGCGACCCGCTGGCGTACTGGTTCACGTCGGTCTACCCCGGTATGGCGATCCTCGTGTTCGTGCTCGGGTGGAACCTGTTGGGCGACGCGCTTCGCGACGCGTTGGATCCACGCGACGCCTGAGTCGCGTTCGCGACCCCCTGCACGTCGTCACGTCCGCCGGCCCTCGGGCCGGCGGACGTGCGTGAGGCGGCGGGGACCGGGGTGCGTTGCGGCGTCGCGGTAGCATGCCGTCGTGACGCGCCGCCCTGCCCTCCCCCGCCTCCTGGCGGCGGCCCTGCTGGCCGCCACGACGCTCACGGGCTGCCTCGGGCGCGACGACGCCCTCGCACCGCTCGTCGCGATCCGGGAACCCAAGAGCGGAACGACCCGTACGACCGAGGACCTCCGCATCGTCGGGTACGTCATGGACGACGAAGGGGTCGCGGCGCTGGAGGTGGACGGCACCGACCTGCTTTCGTTCGACGTGTACGCCGCGGAACGCGGCAAACGCTTCGTCGAGTTCGTCTTCACGATCCCCGACCTGGACGAGGGCGAGACGACCACCCGCATCGTGGCGCGCGACGTGTCGGGCCGCAGCTCGACGCTGCTGCACACCCTCCGCATCGACGTCACGCCCCCGACCCTGGAGATCGTGGGGCGCGAGGGCCTGGACGACGGGGGGACGCGCGTCGAGGGGGTGGCCCGCGACGACGTCGCGGTGACCGCCATCCGCGCGGGGGACGTCCCCCTCGCCTTCGCGCCCGCCGCGGAGCACCGCTTCGCCGTCGACCTTCCCGAGGGCGGCGCGACCCTCACGGTGGAGGACGGGGCGGGGAACGTCACCACCCGGAGCGTGGAGTGAGCGACGGCGCGACCGACGCGCCGGGCCCGACCCTGCCGTACGCCGCCCGCGACGTCCTCGAGGGCGGCGCGCTCGACGCCGTCGCGGTCGAGGGGGCGCACGGCAACGGCGAGCTCACGCGGGTGTTCGACGCGCTCGGCATCGCCGGACCGTTCCGGCGCACGTCGCCGTGGGAGCTCGAGGACCCCCGCGGCCGCCACCTGGTGCACGCCGGCGGGTACGCCGCCCTCCCGTTCGGGGAGGGCCCCCCGGCGCTGGTGGAGGCCGCCCGCGCCTACCTAGCGGGGTTCCGGACGCCCGCCTTCGCGCAGCAGGCGGCGTCGGAGGCGCGCGCGGCGTTGGCGGCGAACCTGGTCGCGCTCCTGGCGCACGGCGCGCCCCGCCACGCCGACGACCGCGTCCTGTTCTCCAACTCCGGGGCGGAAGCGATCGAGATCGCCCTGAAGCTCCTGCGCGCGTCGAAGCCCGACGCCCCCTGGATCCTGACGTTCCGCGGGGGCTACCACGGGAAGACGATGGGGGCGCTGTCCATCACGCCGACCGAGGAGTACCAGGCGGCCTTCCGTCCGCTCCTTCCCGGCGTCCGGACCCTGCCCTACGGCGATCTCGACGCCGTCGAACGCGAACTGATGGTGGTGGGCGCCGACCAGGTCGCGGGCCTCGTCGTCGAACCGGTGCAGGGCGAGGGGGGCGTCGTGACGCCCCCGGACGGGTTCCTCGCCGGGCTGCAGGACCTGCGGGAGCGCTACGGGCTGCGTATCGTCGCCGACGAAATCCAGACCGGATTGGGGCGGACCGGGCACTGGTTCGCCAGCGTCGCCGCCGGCCTCGATCCCGACGTCGTGACCCTCGCGAAACCGCTGTCGGGGGGCCTCGTGCCGATCGGCGCGACGATCGCGCGGCCCGACCTGATGCAGGCGATGCTGCCCGGGTTCTCGTCGCGCCGCCACTCGAGCACCTTCGCGGGGAACGGCCTGGCGATGGCGGTCGCCCTGAGCGCCTTGGAGACGCTGGTGGAGGGACGCTACGACCTGCGGGCCCGCGAGGCGGGCGCGCGCGGCCGCGCGCGTCTGCAGGCGCTCGCCGAGCGCCGTCCCGGCCTGGTCCGGGAGGTCCGCAGTGCCGGCCTCCTCCACGCGCTGGTCCTGCACGACCCCGTCGCGCCGGGCCTGCTGGGGGGACGCCCGGCGTTGGCGCGGCTGTTGGCCAGCGGGTTGGGCGTCCGGAGCCTGCACCTCGCGGGCGTGCACGCCATCGTGAGTCTCGCCGCGAGTGGCGTGGTGCGGCTGACGCCGGCGTTGGACATGCCCGAGGCGCTGCAAGCGACGTTGTGGGACCGGGTCGACGCCTTCGCGGATGCGCACCCTCAGGCGTGGCGGTTGGCGGCGTCGGCGGGGCCGGCCCGCCTCGCGCGCCTCGCGCGGATCGCGACGCGGGGAGGACCCCGATCCCGCTGACGACCCGCCGCCGCTTCGCCGTCCGGCCGAACCGCGGGGTCTCCGGTTCGCCGACCCGCGTTTGACGCATACGAACGACCCTGCTACGGTTATGTATGCAACAGTCGATGACGCAGGGCGCCAAGGTGCGCGCGGAGGTCTGGGACGCGGTCGACCGCCGAAGCCAAGACCTCGTCGCCCTCAGCCACCGCATCCATGCACATCCGGAGATCCGTTTCGAAGAGCACCGAGCGTCAGCGTGGCTGACGGACGCGCTCGAGCGCGAGGGCTTCGAGGTGCAACGACCGGCGGGCGGTTTGGAGACCGCCTTCGTCGCACGAAAGCGCGGCGGAGGCGGGGACGGCCCCACGGTCGCCATCCTGTGTGAATACGACGCACTCGAGGGACTCGGTCACGCCTGCGGTCATAACGTCATCGCAACCATCGGGCTGGGTGGGGGCCTTGCGCTCGGCGCATCGATGGACCAGCTGCCGGGTGAACTTCGCGTCATCGGGTGCCCCGGAGAAGAGGGGGGCGGCGGGAAGGCGTACCTCGTGGAGGCCGGCGTCTTCGACGACGTCGATGCCGCGATGATGATTCACCCGCTCGCCGAAGACCGGCAGGGGGGCCCGTCCCTCGCTCGCGTTGGTTGGGACGTGACGTTTACCGGGGAACCTGCGCACGCCGCCATGGCGCCCCACCTCGGCGTGAATGCGTTGGACGCGGTCCGCTTGGCCTTCTCGGGCCTCGACGCCATGCGTCAGCAGGTGACGTCCGACGTGCGTCTTCACGGCATCGTGCGCGAGGGGGGCGACGCCGCCAACATCATCCCCGAGCGGGCGTCGATGCGCCTGCTCGTTCGCTGCGCCGATCGCGGCTACCTGTTCGACTCGCTCGTCCCTCGTGCCCGGAACGTGCTCGAGGGCGCAGCCCTGATGACCGGGTGCGACGTCGAGGTGAACGAGATCGGTCCGGCGTACGAGAACATGATCCCCAACCGGGCCCTCGCGGAACGCTACGCCGAGCACGCCCGGTCGCTCGGACGATCCCCCGCCGCCATTGATGCCGACGACTACGGCGGCTCCACCGACATGGGCAACGTCTCGCAGCGCCTCCCGGCGCTCCACGCCTACATCGCCATCGACGATGAAGCGAAGCCGCACACGGCCCCGTTCGAGATCGCGGCCGCTTCCCCTCGCGGGGACGCAGCCGTCGTCGACGGTGCGAAGTTGCTGGCGGCCCTGGCCGCCGACGTCCTCACCGATCCCGACCTTCTTGCCCGGGCACGCGCGGAACGCGCGTCCACCTGACCCTCCGGGGTACGCGCCGGGCCCGCCCGGCTTCGTCACGTACCTGCGCGCGTTCGGCGTCGCTGCTCACGCGCGTCCGTCCCGAGTCGAATCCCTTCGAGGAGGTTCCATGCGCATCCTGTACAAGCTGGCTACGGTCCTGGTGGCCGCGGGGCTCGTCACCGCGGCCTTCGCCCAAGACGACCGTCTCGACGTCGCCTTCGAGGGCGGCGCGGTCACGCTCGACCCGCATGCGAGGTCCGAGACGACGACGTTCGCTTGGCAGCACCACATCTTCGATACGTTGACCCGCCGAGCGCCCGATGGCGCGATTCTTCCGTGGGTGCTGACCGACTGGGAGAACGTCGAACCGACGGTCTGGCGGATGAGCGTCCGCGAAGGCATGACGTTCCACGATGGGACGCCGGTGACCGCGGAGGACGTCGCCTACTCGCTCACGCGAGCCGCGACCGCGCCCGAGTCCGAGATGAAGACGTACGTCGGTGGCGTGACGACCGCGACCGCGATCGACGACGGCACCGTGGAGGTCGAAACCGCGCAAGCCGACCCGGCGCTACCGATCAATCTGTCCAACATCGCGCTCCTGCCCAAGGACGCCGTCGAAGCGAACGGCATGCAGGCGTTCCTGGAGAACCCCATCGGAAGCGGTCCGTACACGTTCGTCGACTGGCAGCAGGACGAACGTCTCGAGCTCGTTGCATACGACGACTACTGGGGTGACGTGCCGGAGTACCGCGAGGTGCTCCTGCGAAACATTCCCAGCGGCTCCGCGCGAGTCGCCGCGCTCCTGTCGGGCGAGGTCGACATCGCGCAGAAGATCCTTCCGCAGGACTTCGCGCGGGTCGAGCGCGATCCGAACGCCTACGTCACGCAGGCTGCCAGCATCCGCACGATCTACCTGACGATGGACTACTGGCGAACCGAATCGCCGGGGCTGCCGGACGGGATCGAGAACCCGTTCCTCGATCCGCGCGTGCGCCTCGCCGTGTGGCACGCGATCGACAACGAAGGGATCGTCGAAGCCGTCATGGGAGGCGCCGCCACGGTCGCCGAACAGTTCCCCCCGCCCGCCATCGAGTTCCACGACCCGGACGCGGAGCGACCCGCCTACGACCCGGAGCGCGCGCGCGAACTGCTGGCCGAAGCGGGCTACGAAGACGGCTTCCGGTTGATCCTGGACTCCCCCAACGACCGATACCTGAACGACGAGTTCGTCGCCGAAGCGATCGCCGGCATGTTGAGCGAGGTCGGCATCGATACCGACGTGCGTGCCCAAACCCGAACCGTGTTCTTCCCGTCGCTGAACGAGGGGGCGTTCACGATGTACATGGCGGGCTGGGGCTGGACCGCGCCTTACCCGACGCTGCCGGGCTTCATGCGGACGCGGGACATGGAGGCGGGTCACGGTACCTTCAACCGTCCGAGGTACTCCAGCGACTCGATCGACGAGGCGTTCATTCGCGGCGATCTCGCCGTGTTCGACGACGACGAGCGCATCGCCAACGCCCGCGCGATCCTGGATGAGGCGATCTACGAAGACGTCGCGTACATCCCGCTCTACTACGAGAACACCATCGCCGGCGTCCGCAGCGGAATCGAGTTCGAGTCGCGTCCGGACGAGGTGATGTACGCGTTCGAAGCGAAACGTGACGACTGACCCCACCCCCATCGTCTCGACGACCGTCCGGTCGGCTCCCTGGGGAGCCGACCGGTGACGGTCTTCGTCGCTCGACGCGTCCTGCAGGGCGTGCTGTCGATGTGGGTGCTCACGAGCCTGATCTTCGGTCTCATCTATTTCGTCGGCGATCCGGTCGAGCTCCTCACCTCGGAAAGCGTCATGACGGGCGACGAGGTGGAGGCGCTCCGAACCTCTTTGGGGCTCGACCGTCCCTTGGCGGCGCAGTACGGTCTCTTTTACGTCAATCTCCTCCAAGGCGACCTCGGCGTGTCGTACTACTCGGGTGAGGACGCGATGGCGGCGATGCTCGAGCGCCTTCCCGCGACGCTCCGCCTGGTCGGGCTCGCGTTGGCGATCGCGCTCGTGGCCGGCGTACCCCTGGGCATCGCCGCGGGCCGAAACCCCGGCTCGCTCACCGACTACGCCATCCGCCTGTTCTCGGTCACGGGGATCAGCGCTCCGACCTTCTTCATCGGCATCCTGCTGATCTTCGTCTTCAGCGTGCAGTGGTCCCTTCTCCCCTCGACCGGCATGGGGGACTGGCGCTACTACGTGCTCCCGGCGTTGACGCTCTCGCTGTTCCGCATCGCCTTCTTCACCCGTATGATCCGCGCAACGATGATGGAGGTTCTGTCCCTCGATTTCGTGCGAACGGCCCGTAGCAAAGGCCTCGTCGAGCGGGTCATCACGTACAAGCACGCCTTTCGCAACGCCCTCATCCCGTTCGTCACGATCGCCGGACTGGAGTTCGCGCAGCTGCTCGCCGGGGCGGTCGTCACCGAGACGATCTTCGCCTGGCCGGGCATCAACCGCTTCGCGCTGACGGCCATGTACCGCCTGGACTACCCCGTCATCCTCTCGTACGCCGTCATCATCGGTCTGACGTTCGTGATCGTGAACCTCGTCGTGGACGTCATCTACGCGCTCATCGACCCGAGGATTCGCTACTGATGCCGA comes from Trueperaceae bacterium and encodes:
- a CDS encoding ABC transporter substrate-binding protein, with the translated sequence MRKAFTGIALAAALLFGSAWAQNTFVYQTFGGIDTLDPAQAYDTASSVAIENIYETLYDYVGESVTEFQGSLATDWSANDAGDQYTFTLREGVTFHSGNDFTCADVEYTVERMLVHNPSDGGVWFLAESFLGAQGNADAVLGDDASDADYADFFARIDDAAECIDENTIQFTLDAPDPTFFVKMMSDVARIVDRDFAIDNGLWDGTEATWRDWIGVNLREYHLHDAASGTGAYQLVDWDGEQLVAERYDGYWGDTPAVQDVVVQTVDEQSTRLLAIQAGDASRVQVGDRATLEQLRGAEGVTIHEEPNWLSTTVGMVFFNSDINTDNNPDVGSGQLDGDGIPANFFDDANMRKCFAYNFDQQAFIDQVLQGQGQALTMGLPPSFLGYRDDLPTYDLDYAAAEEACQAAHGGAVWENGFEFTATYNAGNTTRQAALNIIKDNIEFMNPGFRMNVRELAWPDYLAYTDEGKGTMFALGWAPSYADSDYFLHPFYHSEGFYAGRTGIDNPELDALIDAARETVDAEEREDLYEQVGQIAYDEMPMLPYPSPNEFIVTRDNVQGVYLNPMYGGQFLWKDIVLD
- a CDS encoding ABC transporter permease; the encoded protein is MFAYIVRRLLFIPFVFVGVTVMIVLLMQLLSPAQRAAAFVSSDAQLKNLDAIIEQYGLDEPFHVQYASWVGEALSGNLGFSTASSEPVATTIRKRLPASAELALVSLIPVIGLGIWLGTLAALNRDKAIDQITRLGAIVGWSLPNFVLGIWLLVLFYGGLGDVLREFAGGAFRLEPGRVSTEVAIQIANGTFPIRTNFLLIDSVLAGRPDVFWDALRHLVLPVITLAATSSALIMRVMRSSLLETLSQDYVRTARAKGLRDSVVHFKHARRNALIPVITLAGFTLIFLLNGVVITETVFNYPGLGRWFASAAVALDYPAIMGFTVLTAFIVVVGNLLVDVLYAIVDPRIRYG
- a CDS encoding ABC transporter permease, which produces MAREETPVALSKAPAGDVRAPTRWWKSKAAKRFRRNPLAITGAILVAAFAVVALFAPQLSEPGRTCLRDLGATAATMGNIDDPTKGLFWRSIFASPEACYTMPRASYSPIPEAPSEAFPLGTTSNGYDIAYGLVWGARTAFQIGLIIVGISIVLGLLVGGLAGFFGGWVDEVLMRFTDVVIAFPSLVLAIVIVTILGQTLTNVIVAISLVSWPNYARVIRGEILKLKTLDYVESARALGGRGLRIFSRHIFPNTLAPLVVVASLDMGSVVLTAAALSFLGLGPPIGYADWGQMVNFARNWILGPPGDPLAYWFTSVYPGMAILVFVLGWNLLGDALRDALDPRDA
- a CDS encoding aminotransferase class III-fold pyridoxal phosphate-dependent enzyme, with protein sequence MSDGATDAPGPTLPYAARDVLEGGALDAVAVEGAHGNGELTRVFDALGIAGPFRRTSPWELEDPRGRHLVHAGGYAALPFGEGPPALVEAARAYLAGFRTPAFAQQAASEARAALAANLVALLAHGAPRHADDRVLFSNSGAEAIEIALKLLRASKPDAPWILTFRGGYHGKTMGALSITPTEEYQAAFRPLLPGVRTLPYGDLDAVERELMVVGADQVAGLVVEPVQGEGGVVTPPDGFLAGLQDLRERYGLRIVADEIQTGLGRTGHWFASVAAGLDPDVVTLAKPLSGGLVPIGATIARPDLMQAMLPGFSSRRHSSTFAGNGLAMAVALSALETLVEGRYDLRAREAGARGRARLQALAERRPGLVREVRSAGLLHALVLHDPVAPGLLGGRPALARLLASGLGVRSLHLAGVHAIVSLAASGVVRLTPALDMPEALQATLWDRVDAFADAHPQAWRLAASAGPARLARLARIATRGGPRSR
- a CDS encoding M20 family metallopeptidase produces the protein MQQSMTQGAKVRAEVWDAVDRRSQDLVALSHRIHAHPEIRFEEHRASAWLTDALEREGFEVQRPAGGLETAFVARKRGGGGDGPTVAILCEYDALEGLGHACGHNVIATIGLGGGLALGASMDQLPGELRVIGCPGEEGGGGKAYLVEAGVFDDVDAAMMIHPLAEDRQGGPSLARVGWDVTFTGEPAHAAMAPHLGVNALDAVRLAFSGLDAMRQQVTSDVRLHGIVREGGDAANIIPERASMRLLVRCADRGYLFDSLVPRARNVLEGAALMTGCDVEVNEIGPAYENMIPNRALAERYAEHARSLGRSPAAIDADDYGGSTDMGNVSQRLPALHAYIAIDDEAKPHTAPFEIAAASPRGDAAVVDGAKLLAALAADVLTDPDLLARARAERAST
- a CDS encoding ABC transporter substrate-binding protein; this encodes MRILYKLATVLVAAGLVTAAFAQDDRLDVAFEGGAVTLDPHARSETTTFAWQHHIFDTLTRRAPDGAILPWVLTDWENVEPTVWRMSVREGMTFHDGTPVTAEDVAYSLTRAATAPESEMKTYVGGVTTATAIDDGTVEVETAQADPALPINLSNIALLPKDAVEANGMQAFLENPIGSGPYTFVDWQQDERLELVAYDDYWGDVPEYREVLLRNIPSGSARVAALLSGEVDIAQKILPQDFARVERDPNAYVTQAASIRTIYLTMDYWRTESPGLPDGIENPFLDPRVRLAVWHAIDNEGIVEAVMGGAATVAEQFPPPAIEFHDPDAERPAYDPERARELLAEAGYEDGFRLILDSPNDRYLNDEFVAEAIAGMLSEVGIDTDVRAQTRTVFFPSLNEGAFTMYMAGWGWTAPYPTLPGFMRTRDMEAGHGTFNRPRYSSDSIDEAFIRGDLAVFDDDERIANARAILDEAIYEDVAYIPLYYENTIAGVRSGIEFESRPDEVMYAFEAKRDD
- a CDS encoding ABC transporter permease, whose translation is MTVFVARRVLQGVLSMWVLTSLIFGLIYFVGDPVELLTSESVMTGDEVEALRTSLGLDRPLAAQYGLFYVNLLQGDLGVSYYSGEDAMAAMLERLPATLRLVGLALAIALVAGVPLGIAAGRNPGSLTDYAIRLFSVTGISAPTFFIGILLIFVFSVQWSLLPSTGMGDWRYYVLPALTLSLFRIAFFTRMIRATMMEVLSLDFVRTARSKGLVERVITYKHAFRNALIPFVTIAGLEFAQLLAGAVVTETIFAWPGINRFALTAMYRLDYPVILSYAVIIGLTFVIVNLVVDVIYALIDPRIRY